A region from the Acyrthosiphon pisum isolate AL4f chromosome A1, pea_aphid_22Mar2018_4r6ur, whole genome shotgun sequence genome encodes:
- the LOC100573323 gene encoding venom protease isoform X2 has protein sequence MCVNKDNSTYYAKVRCPLENELTTNTEFSQKKITLNIDFTLSEIDEINSPSKLPSQETCGKEFQFYQYHPHEITGGIERKSAKLGATKYVVNRPWIVALGYLTLKRSSNSYTDMPKPEYEWKCGGSLISDRYVLTAAHCTIAVDHGMSCLTVVRLGHLLKIHWPKAAKPIDVTISRVIRHKEYNAQKLTNDIALLKLNNSVEFNPYIRPICLPILWHHRTNTFVESELFVTGWGSRRFEGPASKYLIEVKLRGVDNVECKMLFDLKNFVIDDRMLCAGSLTGKQDACQGDSGCPLMWKNRNQYYLVGIVSFGYKCGERGYPGGYTRVTSFIEWIEDNMD, from the exons ATGTGTGTAAATAAGGATAATTCCACTTATTACGCTAAGGTACGCTGTCCATTGGAGAATGAACTTACCACCAACACTGAATTTTCTCAAAAGAAAATTACTCtcaatattgattttacattatcGGAAATTGACGAAATAAATTCACCAAGCAAATTGCCATCTCAAGAAACTTGTGGAAAGGAGTTTCAATTTTACCAGTATCATCCACATGAAATAACAGGAGGGATCGAAAGAAAATCtgctaaattag gcGCAACAAAATATGTAGTTAATCGGCCCTGGATAGTGGCACTCGGGTATCTAACTCTTAAACGGTCTTCTAACTCTTATACTGATATGCCAAAGCCGGAATACGAGTGGAAGTGTGGCGGTTCCTTGATATCAGATAGATACGTATTAACAGCTGCTCACTGCACCATTGCAGTCGATCATGGAATGTCTTGTtt GACTGTTGTGCGTTTAGGTCatttacttaaaatacattGGCCTAAAGCTGCAAAACCAATAGATGTGACAATTTCACGGGTCATTAGACATAAAGAATATAACGCACAAAAACTGACCAATGatattgcattattaaaattaaacaacagtGTTGAATTCAATC CTTATATTCGACCTATCTGTTTACCCATCTTATGGCATCATAGAACCAACACGTTCGTTGAATCTGAACTATTTGTTACAGGATGGGGTTCCAGAAGGTTTG aggGACCAGCATCCAAGTATCTAATTGAAGTTAAACTACGCGGAGTGGACAATGTTGAATGTAAAATGCTATTTGACTTAAAGAATTTCGTTATCGATGATAGAATGTTGTGTGCTGGATCGTTAACAGGCAAACAGGACGCTTGTCAG GGAGATTCTGGATGTCCTTTAATGTGGAAAAAtcgtaatcaatattatttagtggGTATTGTGTCTTTCGGATATAAATGTGGTGAACGAGGTTATCCAGGTGGATATACTAGAGTGACATCATTTATCGAATGGATCGAAGATAACATGGattaa
- the LOC100573323 gene encoding venom protease isoform X1, with product MERDKCIIYTVFVFSLAIGEDRSGVAQNSQKNNECITSNDLNGNCINITRCPTHYPLENQIQNSSFSINLRNSMCVNKDNSTYYAKVRCPLENELTTNTEFSQKKITLNIDFTLSEIDEINSPSKLPSQETCGKEFQFYQYHPHEITGGIERKSAKLGATKYVVNRPWIVALGYLTLKRSSNSYTDMPKPEYEWKCGGSLISDRYVLTAAHCTIAVDHGMSCLTVVRLGHLLKIHWPKAAKPIDVTISRVIRHKEYNAQKLTNDIALLKLNNSVEFNPYIRPICLPILWHHRTNTFVESELFVTGWGSRRFEGPASKYLIEVKLRGVDNVECKMLFDLKNFVIDDRMLCAGSLTGKQDACQGDSGCPLMWKNRNQYYLVGIVSFGYKCGERGYPGGYTRVTSFIEWIEDNMD from the exons aatGTATCACGTCAAATGATCTTAACGGCAATTGCATTAACATAACAAGATGCCCAACACATTATCCATTAGAAAATCAGATACAAAATTCTTCTTTTAGCATTAATCTCAGAAACTCCATGTGTGTAAATAAGGATAATTCCACTTATTACGCTAAGGTACGCTGTCCATTGGAGAATGAACTTACCACCAACACTGAATTTTCTCAAAAGAAAATTACTCtcaatattgattttacattatcGGAAATTGACGAAATAAATTCACCAAGCAAATTGCCATCTCAAGAAACTTGTGGAAAGGAGTTTCAATTTTACCAGTATCATCCACATGAAATAACAGGAGGGATCGAAAGAAAATCtgctaaattag gcGCAACAAAATATGTAGTTAATCGGCCCTGGATAGTGGCACTCGGGTATCTAACTCTTAAACGGTCTTCTAACTCTTATACTGATATGCCAAAGCCGGAATACGAGTGGAAGTGTGGCGGTTCCTTGATATCAGATAGATACGTATTAACAGCTGCTCACTGCACCATTGCAGTCGATCATGGAATGTCTTGTtt GACTGTTGTGCGTTTAGGTCatttacttaaaatacattGGCCTAAAGCTGCAAAACCAATAGATGTGACAATTTCACGGGTCATTAGACATAAAGAATATAACGCACAAAAACTGACCAATGatattgcattattaaaattaaacaacagtGTTGAATTCAATC CTTATATTCGACCTATCTGTTTACCCATCTTATGGCATCATAGAACCAACACGTTCGTTGAATCTGAACTATTTGTTACAGGATGGGGTTCCAGAAGGTTTG aggGACCAGCATCCAAGTATCTAATTGAAGTTAAACTACGCGGAGTGGACAATGTTGAATGTAAAATGCTATTTGACTTAAAGAATTTCGTTATCGATGATAGAATGTTGTGTGCTGGATCGTTAACAGGCAAACAGGACGCTTGTCAG GGAGATTCTGGATGTCCTTTAATGTGGAAAAAtcgtaatcaatattatttagtggGTATTGTGTCTTTCGGATATAAATGTGGTGAACGAGGTTATCCAGGTGGATATACTAGAGTGACATCATTTATCGAATGGATCGAAGATAACATGGattaa